A window of the Lepisosteus oculatus isolate fLepOcu1 chromosome 14, fLepOcu1.hap2, whole genome shotgun sequence genome harbors these coding sequences:
- the LOC107076118 gene encoding uncharacterized protein: MPFNSFRPLQIISQWLLSGGHTPPAHVLWPSRYKTGSGKGTLSQSSQEQPREHRTDERRFSAEVRPRTCFKMSQCRDLVPADQQLMNDMDMFRDMVPAAEKTALLFHLSYLCLATHPELERKLRLKATESQQLFASSEVLLLQCASTGTNIVGTMMPMIRTAVKKRNVALAKKFLDKSKGWIEDICHQVDRSVEKYENLSKGVGDTCSDVVKTKADKEQQKKEKTAEAQALEGQCNKLDASVKQLQGERNQLETDIQDKNKELQGLISSIGDRDRKFGIVAAVVPILGNMINAIQKATNNPKDKAAVETLKVQLEELRSRKDAKVSEMWQKEKELIRLQLDYAKVQIDMGSIGDPKMLAEVQKCLTKIQEILLQMKKFWEMTGVALDNLKQRTFAGEDMLDFLEDCEMDFLSSLDKAEPIWRSFCNVCMHVRGMFILQSKEAYRFLEVSPSALSKEQWQQEYDSVVAQLDKLNPPAPQEAGKAVEGPK, from the exons CGCTATAAGACAGGCTCGGGGAAGGGCACCCTGTCGCAGTCCTCACAGGAACAGCCAAGAGAGCATCGTACAGAC GAGAGACGTTTCAGTGCCGAAGTCCGCCCTCGAACCTGCTTCAAGATGTCTCAGTGTCGCG ACCTAGTGCCTGCGGATCAGCAGCTGATGAACGACATGGATATGTTCCGGGACATGGTCCCGGCCGCAGAGAAGACGGCTCTGCTCTTCCACCTGTCCTACCTGTGTCTGGCCACCCACCCCGAGCTGGAGAGGAAGCTGAGGCTCAAGGCCACCGAGAGCCAGCAGCTGTTCGCCTCCTCCGAGGtcctgctgctccag TGCGCCAGTACAGGGACCAACATCGTCGGCACCATGATGCCGATGATCCGGACGGCGGTGAAGAAGAGGAACGTGGCGCTGGCCAAGAAGTTCCTGGATAAGTCGAAGGGCTGGATCGAGGACATCTGCCACCAGGTGGACCGCTCGGTGGAAAA GTACGAGAATCTGAGCAAAGGCGTGGGCGACACCTGCAGCGACGTGGTCAAGACCAAGGCGGACAAGGAGCAGCAGAAGAAGGAGAAGACGGCGGAGGCCCAGGCCCTGGAGGGACAGTGCAACAAGCTGGACGCCTCGGTCAAACAGCTGCAGGGGGAGAGGAACCAGCTGGAGACGGACATCCAGGACAAGAACAAGGAGCTGCAGGGCCTCATCAGCAGCATCGGGGATCGGGACCGCAAGTTCGGCATCGTGGCGGCCGTGGTGCCCATCCTGGGCAACATGATCAACGCCATCCAGAAGGCCACCAACAACCCCAAGGACAAGGCGGCCGTGGAGACCCTCAAGGtccagctggaggagctgcGCAGCCGCAAGGACGCCAAGGTGTCGGAGATGTGGCAGAAGGAGAAGGAGCTGATCCGGCTGCAGCTGGACTACGCCAAGGTCCAGATCGACATGG GATCCATTGGCGACCCCAAGATGCTGGCGGAGGTCCAGAAGTGCCTGACCAAGATCCAGGAGATCCTGCTGCAGATGAAGAAGTTCTGGGAGATGACCGGCGTGGCGCTGGACAACCTCAAGCAGAGGACCTTCGCCGGAGAGGACATGCTGGACTTCCTGGAGGACTGCGAGATGGACTTCCTGTCCAGCCTGGATAAGGCCGAGCCG ATCTGGAGGAGCTTCTGCAACGTCTGCATGCACGTCCGCGGGATGTTCATCCTGCAGTCCAAGGAGGCCTACAGGTTCCTGGAGGTCAGCCCCTCGGCCCTGAGCAAGGAGCAGTGGCAGCAGGAGTACGACAGCGTGGTGGCGCAGCTCGACAAGCTGaacccccccgccccccaggAGGCCGGGAAGGCGGTCGAGGGGCCGAAGTAG